The Arthrobacter sp. OAP107 DNA segment CGGACGAAGTCCTCAAGTTCATCAAAGATGAAGACATTCGGTTTATCGATATCCGCTTCACCGACCTCCCGGGCGTTCAGCAGCACTTCAACGTGCCGGCCAAGAGCGTGGACGCAGACTTCTTCGTCAACGGCCAGCTGTTCGATGGTTCCTCCATCCGCGGCTTCCAGGGCATCGCCGAGTCTGACATGCAGCTCATTCCGGACGTCACCACCGCGTTCCTGGACACCTTCCGCATGGAGAAGACCCTTGCGCTGAACTTCTCCATCGTGAACCCCCGTACGGGCGACCCGTACCACCGCGACCCCCGTGGCGTGGCAGAGAAGGCTGAAGCCTACCTCGCCTCCACCGGCATCGCCGACACCGCGTTCTTCGCTCCCGAAGCAGAGTTCTTCGTGTTCGACAACGTCCAGTACAAGTCCTCCCCCGAGGGCAGCTTCTACAAGATCGACTCCGAAGAAGCCCACTGGAACACCGGCCGTGAAGAAGAGGGCGGAAACCTCGGTTACAAGACCCCCGTCAAGGGCGGTTACTTCCCGGTTTCCCCGACCGACAAGCAGGCCGACCTGCGTGACGCCATGTGTGTCGCACTGGACGAGGCCGGCCTCGAGGTCGAGCGCAGCCACCACGAAGTTGGCTCCGCCGGCCAGGCCGAGATCAACTACAAGTTCACCACGCTGACCCACGCGGCTGATGACCTGCAGAAGTTCAAGTACGTCATCAAGAACACCGCTGACGCCTGGGGCAAGTCCGTCACCTTCATGCCGAAGCCGGTCTTCGGTGACAACGGTTCGGGCATGCACTGCCACCAGTCGCTGTGGAGCAACGGCGAGCCGCTGTTCTACGACGAGAAGGGCTACGCCGGCCTGTCCGACACCGCCCGCTGGTACATCGGCGGTCTGCTCAAGCACGCCGACGCTGTCCTCGCCTTCACCAACCCGACGGTCAACTCCTACCGCCGCCTGGTCAAGGGCTTCGAAGCCCCGGTCAACATGGTCTACTCGCAGGGCAACCGCTCCGCCGGTATCCGTATCCCGATCACGGGCTCCAATCCGAAGGCCAAGCGCATCGAGTTCCGCGCTCCGGACCCCTCCTCCAACCCGTACCTGGCCTTCGCTGCCCAGCTGATGGCCGGCATCGACGGTATCCGCAACCGCATCGAGCCCCCGGCTCCGATCGACAAGGACCTTTACGAGCTCCCCGCCGAAGAAGCCAAGGACATCCCCAAGGCTCCAGGCACCCTCGAGGAAGCTCTGCAGGCACTGGCCGAGGACAACGAGTTCCTGCAGGCCGGCGGCGTGTTCACGCAGGACCTGATCGACACCTGGATCGAATACAAGTACGAGAACGAGATCCGCCCGCTGTCCCTGCGCCCGAACCCGTACGAGTTCGAGCTCTACTACGGCGTCTAGTCTGGCCCCGGGAGATCCTCCTGACACCGCCGAGGGCGGCCACCGGTTTCTGACCAGTGGCCGCCCTCGGCCGTTCCGGGCTAAGTTCCCCGGCAGGGTTCATCCGCGTACCGTCCCCAGAGGGAATCCGGGCCCGCGCCGCCGAAGGCTTCCTGATCATCGCGCAGAGCGCGGCACAGAATGAGGGAGTCGGCGAAGCTCCGCCTCATGTAGGCCTCCCAGTCCGCCCGTTCGGAAGTGAAGGCCTGGGTTCCCATCTGGTACCTGAGGTGGGCGAAATGGTCCAGGATGCGGTGCGCCGTAGCTTCCGCCCGGCCCGCCAGCTGCTCCGCCACCAGCTTCGCCGCAGGGTCCCGGATGACCGACGGGTCAGGCAGTTCCCGCGGCCCCAGAAATACGGCTGCAGGTCCACGTTGTCCACGAAGATCCTATCGATCTCCTGCTGCTGGGCGTAGAGGGAGGACGCGGTGCTGCTTTCCAGCGTGCTCCTGATCCCGGCGTACTGGTACGCCGCCGCGATGAGGGTGGCCGCGACTCCCGCCCCGATGAGCAGCAGCTCGGCCCTCCGGAGCCTTCGTGCCCGGTCTCTTTTCGCCTGCGCGCGCGCATGGTCCGCATGGTGGCTTGCCGGATCCTGTCGCAGTCGGTGCTCCGGAAGCTGGCTCCCGACGTGCTGAGACCGGGAGCCAGCCTGTTCCGGCGAGTGCCTCCGAGACGAAGACCTTTTCAAGCCTTCCCCCCAACAAGGTTTGAAGTGCACTGCCAAGACACAGCGTAGGCATGCCCCGGTGCCGGCGCAACGGTCCGGCGGTGATTCTGTGGGGGATTAACGTTCAGAAGGCGGCATACATGGTCCGCTGCGGGCCGGCCTCGCTCCCCAGATAAAGGCCTCTGTCCGCAAAACCCGCCTTCAGGTAGGCTCCCTGCCCTGCCGGGTTTCGCTCGTTGACGGAAAGCACGACGCCGGCCTGGCCGCCTCCCAGCCTGGCCGTCAGTTTGGCGGCCGCCGCCACCGCCGCCGAGGCTGCCGCCTGGCCCAGTCCCTGGCCCTGCCGCCGCCTGTCGATGAGGAACCCGCGGAGCAGCCAGGCGGAGTCGTCGTCGGGCCAGCCGGCGAGCCGGGCTGCCCCCGACTGCAGCGTCAGCACGCCTGCTGCCCTGCCGCCCGCCTCGATGACATAGGGCCTGCGGGACCCGTCTTCCAGCCCTGCAAGCATCATGCGCAGCGGGTCGCCCACAAACTCCAGCTGGCCCGGGGCAAGTTCCAGTTCCGCCACCGCGCCCAGCTGGATGGCGCGGGCATCGGCGTCCAGGTCCCGCAACGGAATGAGCCATACGTCCGGACTCATGATCCGTCAGGAGGCATGGCCCGCCGCGTCGTCGGGCGGACCTGCCGGGTCCATCCACATGACCTCCCACAGGTGCCCGTCCGGATCCTGGAAGCTGTGGCTGTACATGAACCCATAATCCTGCACCGGCTGCGACTCGGTTCCGCCGGCGGCCAGGGCCTTGCTCACCATCTGGTCCACGGCGTCCCGGCTGTCCACGGAGAAGGCCGTGATGGCCTCGGTGGCCGAGGTCGCGTCCACGATCTCCTTGGCGGTGAACGTCTTGAAGAACTTTTCCACGAGGAGCATCACAAAGGCGTCGTCGTTGATGACCATGCAGGTGGCGTTCTCGTCCGTGTAATCCTGGTTGAATGTAAAGCCCAGCGCAGTGAAAAACTGCACGGATCTGTCGAGGTCCCGGACGGGCAGGTTCATGAAGATTTGGGTAGCCATGCGCCCAAACCTAGCACCGGTTCAGTGGCCGTAGAAGACTTTCTCGAACACCGCACGCGCCCGCCTGCTGACCCTCAGGTAATCCTCCTCGAAGGCCGTGGCCATCCCTTCCTCAAAGCCGCACCACCGGGCCACCGCCTCCAGGTCGCGCCGGGAGGAGGGCAGCAGGTCGGAAGCCCGGCCGGTCCAGATCACGTTCGCAGAACGGATCCGGCTGGCGAGCCGCCACGCGTCGGCGAGCAGGCGGGCGTCCTCGTCCTCCAGCAGCCCCAGCGTGGCCGCCGCGTGAAGGGCCTTCAGGGTGGACGTGGTGCGCAGCTCGGGATGGTTTCCGGCGTGCTGGAGCTGCAGCAGCTGCACCAGCCATTCCACGTCGCTCAGGCCACCGCGTCCCAGCTTGAGGTGCCTGGCGGGATCGGCACCGCGGGGCAGCCGCTCGGATTCCACCCGCGCCTTGATGCGGCGGATCTCCCGGACGTCGGCGTCGGAGACGGCCTCCGGGTAGCGGATTGGATCGATCAGCTTCACGAAGTCCGCGGCGAGCCTGTCGTCGCCGGCGATCGGCCGCGCACGGAGCAGCGCCTGCGCCTCCCAGATGAGCGACCAGCGGCGGTAGTACTCGCCATAGGACTCCAGCGACCGCACCATGGCCCCGCTCTTCCCCTCCGGGCGGAGGTCCGCGTCCACGGCGAGGACCCGCTCAGCCATGATCGCCGGTTTGAGCGGCTGCGTCAGCAGGCTGGAGAGATGGCCCACGATCTTTGCAGCCTGCTGCTGGGCTTCGTCGTCCGACGCTCCGGGCAGTGCGCGGTGGACGTACAGGACGTCGGCGTCGGAACCGTAGCCGATCTCCTGTCCGCCCTGCCTGCCCATGGCCACCACCAGCACCGAAGTCTTCAGGGGGCCGGTGGCGGAGACAATGTTTTCCGCCACCCGCAGGGCGCCCAGGATGGCGGCGCGGTCCGTCTCGGCCAGCGCTGCCCCCACCTGGTCCTGGCGGAGCAGGCCGGCGCTGTCCGCGATGGCGATCCGCAGGATTTCACGGCGGCGGATGAGCCTGATGAGGCGCATGGCGCTTTCCGGGTCCGCGTGCCGGGACATCTTCGAGGCGATCTCCTGCCACTGAGCCTCAAAGCTGAGCGGCGCGAGTTCCTTGTCCGTGCCCAGCCAGGACACCGATTCCGGCGAAACCTCGAGGAGGTCGGCGATGAGCCGGGAGTTGGACAGCATGTGGCACAGCCGCTCGGCGGCCGCCGCCGAATCGCGGAGCATGCCAAGGTACCAGTGCGTGGTGCCGAGGGCCTCGCTGATCCTGCGGAAGGCGAGCAGACCGGCGTCGGGGTCTACGCCCTCGGCCAGCCAGCCGAGAAGGATGGGCAGCAGCTGCCGCTGCAGGGCGGCCCGACGGCTGACACCGGCGGTCAGCGCCTCGATATGGCGGAGTGCGCCCTGCGGGTCCCGGTAACCGAGCGCAGCGAGCCGGCCCTGCGCGGCTTCGGGCGTCAGGCGTGCGTCCTCGCTGCTGAGCTTGGCGGCAGTGTTCAGCAGCGGACGGTAGAAGATCCGGTCATGGAGCTCACGCACGGAGCGCTTCGTCTTTTGCCACGCGGCCAGGAGTGCATCCGGGTGCGGCCGGTCCGTTGAGAAGGGGCCCAGCACTGCCTTGGCCAGGGTGCGGAGGGGTTCCTCCTTGACCGGCATGAGGTGGGTGCGGCGCAGCTGGAAAAGCTGGATGCGGTGCTCCAGCAGGCGCAGGTAACGGTAGGCATGGTCGAACGCGGCCGCATCCGCCCGGCCGATGTAGCCGCCGGTGGACAGGGCGGCAATGGCCGACGTCGTGTCGCGGCGGCGGAGGGATTCGTCCGATTTGCCGTGCACGAGCTGGAGGAGCTGAACGGTGAATTCGACGTCGCGCAGTCCGCCCCGGCCCAGCTTGATCTGCCGCTGTTCCTCGGCGGGCGGGATGTGCTCGGTCACACGGCGGCGCATCGCCTGCACGGATTCAACGAATCCGTCGCGGTTCGCCGAGGTCCACACGAGCGGCGATACGGCCTCCTCGTAGCGGGCGCCCAGCTCTGCGTCGCCGGCGATGGTCCGCGCCTTCAGGAGCGCCTGGAACTCCCAGCTTTCCGCCCAGCGGGCGTAGTAGCTCTGGTGCGAAGCCAGCGTCCGGACCAGCGGGCCGGACTTTCCTTCCGGGCGGAGGTTGGCGTCAACCTCCCACAGGCCTGGCTCGCGCGCCGGGGAGGAAATCGCCCGCGAGATCCCGGAGGCCAGCGCCGTGCCGATGGTGGTGGCCCGCGTGTCGTCCAGCCCGCCTGCCTCCACCACATAGATGACATCGACGTCGGAAATGTAGTTCAGTTCGCGGGCTCCGCACTTGCCCATCCCGATCACTGACAGTGCGACGTCGGCGACCTCGCCGGCGTCGAACTTCCCTGCCGCTTCGGCGCGGGAGACGGCAAGGGCGGCCTCGATGGCCGCCCCGGCCAAGTCCGCGAGTTCGGCCCCGACGGCAGGCATGAAGTCCAGCGGGTCGGCGGCGCAGAGGTCCTTGACTGCCAGATCCACCACGCCCCTGCGGTACGCGGTGCGGAGCGCCTCGTACGCCTCGGGGCCCGAGATGCCGGCCACCGGCCGCGCTGCGGTGGGGTCGGCTCGCACCGACCTGAGCAGCTGGGCCCGCAGCTCGGCCGGGTCGGCCTGGAGCGGTTCCGGGCTGGCGGTCACGTTGAACGCGTCGAGGTGCTCCGGGTGCCGGATCAGGAACTCACCCAGCGCTTCGCTGGCGCCCAGGACACGGTAGAGCGGTTCGCTCACCTCGGTGTCCGCCGCTGCCAGCTTCCTCAGGTCCGGGTGCTTTTCGATCAGCCGGACCAGGGACTGCAGCGCGGCATCCGGGTTCGCCGCCATCTGCAGGCCGGCAAACAGGATGTCCTGGTCGATGCCCTCCAGTTCGGGGGCGGCGAGGAACCGCTCGCCCTTTTCGAGGTCGCTGAAGCCGGCGGTAATGAGCCGGCGGGCCAAGCTCACCGCAGCCGCCTAAAGGATGGCCAGGTTGCGCTGCAGCTCATAGGGGGTCACCTGCAGGCGGTAGTCCTGCCACTCCGCCCGCTTGTTGCGCAGGAAATGTTCGAAGACCTGTTCGCCCAGGATTTGCGGCATCAGTTCCGAGTCCTCCATGGCACGGATGGCGTCGTGCAGGCTGGCCGGGAGGGGGTCGTGGCCCATGGCGCGGCGCTCCGCGGAGCTCAGCGACCAGATGTCGTCCTCGGCCGCTGCGGGCAGCTCGTAGCCCTCCTCGATGCCCTTCAGACCGGCGCCCAGGAGCACGGCGTAGGCAAGGTACGGGTTGGCGGCCGAGTCGATGCCGCGGTATTCGATCCGGGCCGACTGTCCCTTGCCCGGCTTGTACAGCGGGACCCGGACCAGGGCGGAACGGTTGTTGTGGCCCCAGCTCAGGTAGCTGGGTGCCTCTCCCCCGCCCCAGAGGCGCTTGTAGGAGTTGACGAACTGGTTGGTGACCGCCGTGAGTTCGGGAGCGTGCTTGAGGATGCCGGCGATGAACTGGCGCGCCGTCTTGGAGAGCTGGAACTCCGCACCGGCCTCAAAGAACGCGTTGGTGTCACCTTCGAATAGCGAGAAGTGCGTGTGCATGCCCGAACCCGGATGGGCTGTGAAGGGCTTGGGCATGAAGGTGGCGTATGTGCCCTGCTGCAGCGCCACCTCCTTGATGACGGTGCGGAAGGTCATGATGTTGTCCGCCGTCTGCAGGGCGTCGGCGTAGCGCAGGTCGATTTCGTTCTGGCCCGGACCGGCCTCGTGGTGGCTGAACTCCACGGAGATGCCCACGGATTCCAGCATGGTCACGGCGGTGCGGCGGAAGTCCTGGGCCACGCCGCCGGGGACGTGGTCAAAGTAGCCGCCCTCGTCCACCGGAATGGGTGAACCGTCGGGGCCGGGCTCCTGCGACTTGAGCAGGTAGAACTCGATCTCGGGGTGCGTGTAGCAGGTGAACCCCATGTCGGCGGCCTTGGCCAGGGTGCGCTTGAGGACGTTGCGGGGATCAGCTGCCGAGGGCTCACCGTCGGGTGTCAGGATGTCGCAGAACATGCGGGACGTCTGCTCTGTCTCGCCGCGCCAGGGCAGGATCTGGAACGTGGACGGGTCCGGCTGGGCCAGCATGTCCGACTCGAAGACACGGGCCAGTCCTTCGATGGCCGAGCCGTCGAAGCCGAGGCCCTCGTCGAAGGCGCCTTCGACCTCCGCCGGCGCCAGCGCCACAGACTTGAGCGAGCCCACGACGTCGGTGAACCACAAACGCACAAAACGTACGTCGCGCTCTTCGATCGTGCGCAGGACAAACTCTTGCTGGCGGTCCATGAAGGCCTCTTCTCCGGTCTACGTTCATGCCCCGGTCCGTCCACGACGGCACAGCGGCAGCTCACGCATCACTTTACTAAGCATTTGGGCGTGATGCTGGCGCCGCTGCGGCGCGTAACACAGCGTTAACACTCAACCGGAGACCGGGCCGCCTGTCCGGGCAAACCCGCTATGACGCGAATCACCCGGCTTCGTGTGGCGGCCGGTGGCTAGCACGGCGGATCCCGGACTACGCTCTTGCCATGGCCTCAACCAGCAGTCCCGATCCAAGCACGTCCGCTGAAGTACCTGCACCCTACGGGAACGGCCCCTCGGCAGCTGCGGTGCCGCCGTCGGAATCGGCACGCAAGCCGGTCTCCCGGATCCGCACGCACCACCTGCAGCAGGCAAAGACCAGCGGCGAACATTTCGCCATGCTCACGGCGTATGACCAGTACACGGCGGAGATCTTCGACCAGGCCGGCACCGAAGTCCTGCTGGTGGGCGACTCCGCGTCCAACAATGTCTTTGGCAACGAAACCAGCATTCCCGTCACTGTCGACGAGCTGCTGCCGCTGTGCCGGGCGGTCGCACGCTCCGCGAAGCGCGCCCTCGTCGTGGCGGACCTCCCCTTCGGCAGCTACGAGGTTTCGCCGCAGCAGGCTGTGGCCACCGGCGTGCGGTTCCTCAAGGAGGGCCTGGCGCACGCAGTGAAGCTCGAGGGCGGCAAGTTCTACGCCGACACGGTCAGGGCGATGGTCCAGGCCGGCATTCCCGTCATGGGGCACATCGGCTTCACGCCCCAGAGCGAGCATTCCCTGGGCGGCTACCGCGTGCAGGGCCGGGGCGACGACGCCGCCCGGCTCGTCGAGGACGCCACTGCGCTGGCCGACGCCGGCGCGTTCTGCGTGCTCATGGAGATGGTTCCCGCGGAGACGGCAAAGGCCGTGGACGCTGCCGTTTCGGTGCCTACCATCGGCATCGGCGCAGGCAATGCCACCACGGGGCAGGTCCTGGTCTGGCAGGACATGGCCGGACTCCGCGGCGGCAGGATGGCCAAGTTCGTCAAGCAGTACGCGGACCTCCGGGCCGTCCTCAGCGACGCCGCCAAGGCCTACGGCGACGATGTCAGGTCTGGTCAGTTCCCCGGACCGGAGCACTCGTTCTAAGGCAGGGCACCCGTTCCCGGGTCAGTCGTCGTCGCCCTTTTCCCAGGATTCATTGCGCGCCTTGACCTTCTCGAGGGCGTGTTCGGCCTCTTCGCGGGTCTTGTAGGGACCGATCAGCTGGGTCCAATCCGACATCGCGTCTTCCTCCACCATGTGGGTCTTGACGTTGTACCAGTACTCGGGCATCGGTGTTCCTCGCTTTCCGGTCAGCGGCACACTGCCGCCGTGATCCACGTAACGTAACCCGCAACGGTGACCGCCGGGCGGATTAATTTACATGGCGTTCTGTGCTGCCTTATATGATCAATCTATGCCTTCCTTAGCCTCGACCGCACCCACCGGCACGCTTACTCCGGGAACCGTCAGCCCGCAGCGGCCCGTTCCCGCGTCGATCCCGCGGCCGGAGTATGTCGGCAAGCCGGGCCCGGCCAAATTCACCGGGTCAGAGGTTAAGTCACCGGAAACCATCGAGAAGATCCGGGTGGCCAGCAGGATCGCCGCGCAGGCCATCGTGGAGGTCGGCAAGCACATCCGGCCCGGCATCACCACCGATGAGCTGGACCGAATCGGCCACGAGTTCCTGCTGGACCACGATGCCTACCCGTCCACGCTGGGGTACCGCGGCTTTCCCAAGTCCCTGTGCTCCTCGCTGAATGAGGTCATCTGCCACGGCATTCCGGACAGCACGGTGGTGCAGGACGGCGACATCCTCAACATCGACATCACCGCCTTCATTGGCGGGGTCCACGGCGACACCAATTACACCTTCCTGGTGGGCGAGGTGGACGAGGAGTCGCGGCTGCTGGTGGAGCGGACCCGGGAGTCCCTCAACCGCGCCATCAAGGCCGTCGCCCCCGGACGCCAGATCAACGTGATCGGCCGCGCCATCGAGTCCTATGCCAGGCGCTTCGGCTACGGCGTGGTCCGCGACTTCACCGGACACGGTGTGGGCGAAGCCTTCCACACCGGGCTGATCATCCCGCACTACGACGCCGCGCCCGCCTACAACACCGTGATCGAGCCCGGCATGGTGTTCACCATCGAGCCCATGCTCACCCTCGGCACCATCGAATGGGACATGTGGGCCGACGACTGGACAGTGGTCACCAGGGACCACAAGCGCACCGCGCAGTTCGAACACACTCTCCTCGTCACCGAATCCGGCGCCGAGATCCTGACCCTTCCCTGACGCCAGGCAACCGCCCGCGTCAGTCCGGCAAGTCACCCTTGCCCAGCCCGAGCCCCTACCCTGCCACGAACGGAATCCCATTGGCCAAGAAGGACGAAAAGACCCGCAAGCACGCCCCGTTGATCGGCATCGACATCGGCGGAACCGGAATCAAGGGCGGCATCGTCGACCTGAAGAAGGGCAAACTGATTGGCGACCGTTTCCGCCTGGCTACCCCGCAGCCGGCCACGCCGGAAGCGGTGGTCGAGGTGGTGGCCAAGGTCGTCGAGGAACTCTCGGCACGTCCCGATGCGCCCGAGGTTGACAGCCCCATCGGCGTGACGTTCCCCGGCATCATCCAGCACGGTGTGGTCCACTCCGCCGCCAACGTGGACAAGAGCTGGCTCAACACCGACATTGACGCACTGCTCACGGCGCGCCTGGGCCGCCCGGTGGAGGTCATCAACGACGCCGACGCGGCCGGCCTGGCCGAAGCCCGCTACGGCGCCGGCGCCGGCATAGACGGAACAGTCCTGGTCATCACCCTCGGCACCGGCATCGGCTCCGCGTTCATCTTCAACGGCCGGCTCGTTCCCAACGCCGAACTCGGCCACCTGGAGATCGACGGGTTCGACGCCGAAAGCAAGGCGTCCGCCGTGGCCCGCGAACGTGACGGCCTCAGCTGGGAGGAATACAGCGTCCTGCTGCAGCGGTACTTCTCCCACGTCGAGTTCCTGTTCTCCCCCGAACTCTTCATCGTGGGCGGCGGTATCTCCAAGCGCGCGGATGAGTACCTGCCGCACATGAAGCTGCGCACCCCGATCGTTCCCGCCGAGCTGAAGAACGAGGCCGGCATCGTCGGCGCTGCCCTCGAGATCGCCGTCAAGCACGAACTGGCCAAGTAAACCGGCGCGGGCCGCGGCAGCGCGGCCCGCGGAAACGCTGAAGGCGGCAGACACGAGGTCTGCCGCCTTTAGCGTTTGTGTTTGCACTGGAGCCGGTGGCGGCTGCGGCTTCCCCTCCGCTGCCGCCACCGGAGACTTTAGAGCGTGCTCTTCGCGGCGCTCTTTTCTGCGTTCTTTCCCGCGGGGTTCTTTTCCGCGGGGTTCTTTTCCGCGGGGTTCTTGTCCTGCGGGCTCCTGGCCTCGGAGCCCTTGGCTTCGGGACTCCTGTCATCCGAACTCTTGACCTCAGCGGACTCGTGCCGGAGCAGCTCGATGGCGGATTCGAAATCCTCGAGTGATTCAAAGGCCTGGTAGACGCTGGCGAAACGGAGGTACGCCACCTTGTCCAGCTTCTGCAGCGGGCCGAGGATGATCAGGCCAACCTCGTGGGCATCAATCTCCGCAGCGCCGGAGGCCCGGATATTCTCCTCGACTTCCTGCGCCAGCATGGCGAGGTCGTCCTCGCTGACGGGCCGGCCCTGGCAGGCCTTCCGGACGCCGTTGATGACCTTGCTGCGGCTGAAGGGCTCGCCCACGCCGGACCGCTTGATCACGGACAGGCTGGTGGTTTCCACAGTGGTGAAGCGGCGCCCGCACTCGGGGCACTGCCGGCGGCGGCGGATGGCAGAGCCGTCGTCGGCCATCC contains these protein-coding regions:
- the glnA gene encoding type I glutamate--ammonia ligase; the protein is MFKTADEVLKFIKDEDIRFIDIRFTDLPGVQQHFNVPAKSVDADFFVNGQLFDGSSIRGFQGIAESDMQLIPDVTTAFLDTFRMEKTLALNFSIVNPRTGDPYHRDPRGVAEKAEAYLASTGIADTAFFAPEAEFFVFDNVQYKSSPEGSFYKIDSEEAHWNTGREEEGGNLGYKTPVKGGYFPVSPTDKQADLRDAMCVALDEAGLEVERSHHEVGSAGQAEINYKFTTLTHAADDLQKFKYVIKNTADAWGKSVTFMPKPVFGDNGSGMHCHQSLWSNGEPLFYDEKGYAGLSDTARWYIGGLLKHADAVLAFTNPTVNSYRRLVKGFEAPVNMVYSQGNRSAGIRIPITGSNPKAKRIEFRAPDPSSNPYLAFAAQLMAGIDGIRNRIEPPAPIDKDLYELPAEEAKDIPKAPGTLEEALQALAEDNEFLQAGGVFTQDLIDTWIEYKYENEIRPLSLRPNPYEFELYYGV
- a CDS encoding GNAT family N-acetyltransferase, producing the protein MSPDVWLIPLRDLDADARAIQLGAVAELELAPGQLEFVGDPLRMMLAGLEDGSRRPYVIEAGGRAAGVLTLQSGAARLAGWPDDDSAWLLRGFLIDRRRQGQGLGQAAASAAVAAAAKLTARLGGGQAGVVLSVNERNPAGQGAYLKAGFADRGLYLGSEAGPQRTMYAAF
- a CDS encoding VOC family protein, yielding MATQIFMNLPVRDLDRSVQFFTALGFTFNQDYTDENATCMVINDDAFVMLLVEKFFKTFTAKEIVDATSATEAITAFSVDSRDAVDQMVSKALAAGGTESQPVQDYGFMYSHSFQDPDGHLWEVMWMDPAGPPDDAAGHAS
- a CDS encoding bifunctional [glutamine synthetase] adenylyltransferase/[glutamine synthetase]-adenylyl-L-tyrosine phosphorylase — encoded protein: MSLARRLITAGFSDLEKGERFLAAPELEGIDQDILFAGLQMAANPDAALQSLVRLIEKHPDLRKLAAADTEVSEPLYRVLGASEALGEFLIRHPEHLDAFNVTASPEPLQADPAELRAQLLRSVRADPTAARPVAGISGPEAYEALRTAYRRGVVDLAVKDLCAADPLDFMPAVGAELADLAGAAIEAALAVSRAEAAGKFDAGEVADVALSVIGMGKCGARELNYISDVDVIYVVEAGGLDDTRATTIGTALASGISRAISSPAREPGLWEVDANLRPEGKSGPLVRTLASHQSYYARWAESWEFQALLKARTIAGDAELGARYEEAVSPLVWTSANRDGFVESVQAMRRRVTEHIPPAEEQRQIKLGRGGLRDVEFTVQLLQLVHGKSDESLRRRDTTSAIAALSTGGYIGRADAAAFDHAYRYLRLLEHRIQLFQLRRTHLMPVKEEPLRTLAKAVLGPFSTDRPHPDALLAAWQKTKRSVRELHDRIFYRPLLNTAAKLSSEDARLTPEAAQGRLAALGYRDPQGALRHIEALTAGVSRRAALQRQLLPILLGWLAEGVDPDAGLLAFRRISEALGTTHWYLGMLRDSAAAAERLCHMLSNSRLIADLLEVSPESVSWLGTDKELAPLSFEAQWQEIASKMSRHADPESAMRLIRLIRRREILRIAIADSAGLLRQDQVGAALAETDRAAILGALRVAENIVSATGPLKTSVLVVAMGRQGGQEIGYGSDADVLYVHRALPGASDDEAQQQAAKIVGHLSSLLTQPLKPAIMAERVLAVDADLRPEGKSGAMVRSLESYGEYYRRWSLIWEAQALLRARPIAGDDRLAADFVKLIDPIRYPEAVSDADVREIRRIKARVESERLPRGADPARHLKLGRGGLSDVEWLVQLLQLQHAGNHPELRTTSTLKALHAAATLGLLEDEDARLLADAWRLASRIRSANVIWTGRASDLLPSSRRDLEAVARWCGFEEGMATAFEEDYLRVSRRARAVFEKVFYGH
- the glnA gene encoding type I glutamate--ammonia ligase — encoded protein: MDRQQEFVLRTIEERDVRFVRLWFTDVVGSLKSVALAPAEVEGAFDEGLGFDGSAIEGLARVFESDMLAQPDPSTFQILPWRGETEQTSRMFCDILTPDGEPSAADPRNVLKRTLAKAADMGFTCYTHPEIEFYLLKSQEPGPDGSPIPVDEGGYFDHVPGGVAQDFRRTAVTMLESVGISVEFSHHEAGPGQNEIDLRYADALQTADNIMTFRTVIKEVALQQGTYATFMPKPFTAHPGSGMHTHFSLFEGDTNAFFEAGAEFQLSKTARQFIAGILKHAPELTAVTNQFVNSYKRLWGGGEAPSYLSWGHNNRSALVRVPLYKPGKGQSARIEYRGIDSAANPYLAYAVLLGAGLKGIEEGYELPAAAEDDIWSLSSAERRAMGHDPLPASLHDAIRAMEDSELMPQILGEQVFEHFLRNKRAEWQDYRLQVTPYELQRNLAIL
- the panB gene encoding 3-methyl-2-oxobutanoate hydroxymethyltransferase, which gives rise to MASTSSPDPSTSAEVPAPYGNGPSAAAVPPSESARKPVSRIRTHHLQQAKTSGEHFAMLTAYDQYTAEIFDQAGTEVLLVGDSASNNVFGNETSIPVTVDELLPLCRAVARSAKRALVVADLPFGSYEVSPQQAVATGVRFLKEGLAHAVKLEGGKFYADTVRAMVQAGIPVMGHIGFTPQSEHSLGGYRVQGRGDDAARLVEDATALADAGAFCVLMEMVPAETAKAVDAAVSVPTIGIGAGNATTGQVLVWQDMAGLRGGRMAKFVKQYADLRAVLSDAAKAYGDDVRSGQFPGPEHSF
- a CDS encoding SPOR domain-containing protein — protein: MPEYWYNVKTHMVEEDAMSDWTQLIGPYKTREEAEHALEKVKARNESWEKGDDD
- the map gene encoding type I methionyl aminopeptidase, with translation MPSLASTAPTGTLTPGTVSPQRPVPASIPRPEYVGKPGPAKFTGSEVKSPETIEKIRVASRIAAQAIVEVGKHIRPGITTDELDRIGHEFLLDHDAYPSTLGYRGFPKSLCSSLNEVICHGIPDSTVVQDGDILNIDITAFIGGVHGDTNYTFLVGEVDEESRLLVERTRESLNRAIKAVAPGRQINVIGRAIESYARRFGYGVVRDFTGHGVGEAFHTGLIIPHYDAAPAYNTVIEPGMVFTIEPMLTLGTIEWDMWADDWTVVTRDHKRTAQFEHTLLVTESGAEILTLP
- the ppgK gene encoding polyphosphate--glucose phosphotransferase → MAKKDEKTRKHAPLIGIDIGGTGIKGGIVDLKKGKLIGDRFRLATPQPATPEAVVEVVAKVVEELSARPDAPEVDSPIGVTFPGIIQHGVVHSAANVDKSWLNTDIDALLTARLGRPVEVINDADAAGLAEARYGAGAGIDGTVLVITLGTGIGSAFIFNGRLVPNAELGHLEIDGFDAESKASAVARERDGLSWEEYSVLLQRYFSHVEFLFSPELFIVGGGISKRADEYLPHMKLRTPIVPAELKNEAGIVGAALEIAVKHELAK
- the nrdR gene encoding transcriptional regulator NrdR, with product MYCPFCRNPDSRVVDSRMADDGSAIRRRRQCPECGRRFTTVETTSLSVIKRSGVGEPFSRSKVINGVRKACQGRPVSEDDLAMLAQEVEENIRASGAAEIDAHEVGLIILGPLQKLDKVAYLRFASVYQAFESLEDFESAIELLRHESAEVKSSDDRSPEAKGSEARSPQDKNPAEKNPAEKNPAGKNAEKSAAKSTL